A region of Acropora muricata isolate sample 2 unplaced genomic scaffold, ASM3666990v1 scaffold_465, whole genome shotgun sequence DNA encodes the following proteins:
- the LOC136903700 gene encoding uncharacterized protein, with the protein MPSPNTFPKSVVLHFPPSVYQMIGAKEILPQLLQKFEPDEVRCVQFLRGGKARVTFRKASARDYWLTKVLRLKGHDVPVTRDGEKLSVLHLRDLPYEVHADDLQDFFSAYGTVLAMERSTNADLPSLCDGNRVIKMILEKDLPYFLTVFGFECRLWYRDQPIQCFLCREHGHRAQACPLSGRCRRCHQPGHVARECSQAWSSVSRVVADPVPVPVDPLSVSEPVSVPPVDAQVLPSADKPLVVVDPVDVSNVVTNIFSVSEPAASETVPSKDDASSSASNSDFLGLDGADLFRQNSMTHREGLEDDVLERATEDLADAISKTSRDSFLKLSASGLEKFVVNAFRTKSFVKNSRLSHAMVLNLTKFQKVLRNT; encoded by the coding sequence ATGCCGTCGCCTAATACCTTTCCGAAGAGTGTGGTTTTACATTTCCCGCCCAGTGTGTACCAGATGATTGGAGCCAAAGAAATCCTACCACAGTTGTTGCAGAagtttgaacctgatgaagTCCGTTGCGTCCAGTTCTTACGTGGTGGAAAGGCCCGTGTAACCTTTCGAAAGGCCAGTGCTCGTGATTACTGGTTGACCAAAGTGCTGCGCCTTAAAGGCCATGATGTTCCAGTGACCAGAGATGGTGAGAAGCTCTCTGTGCTCCATCTCCGAGACCTGCCCTATGAAGTACACGCCGATGATCTACAAGATTTCTTCTCTGCCTATGGCACAGTTCTTGCGATGGAACGTTCTACGAATGCTGATCTTCCTTCGTTGTGTGATGGAAACCGCGTGATCAAGATGATCCTGGAAAAAGACTTGCCGTATTTTCTCACTGTGTTTGGATTCGAGTGTCGCTTGTGGTATCGTGACCAGCCGATTCAGTGTTTCTTGTGCCGTGAGCATGGTCATCGTGCCCAGGCCTGTCCGCTCTCTGGCCGGTGCCGGCGCTGTCATCAGCCGGGCCATGTGGCCAGAGAGTGCTCACAGGCCTGGAGCTCAGTTTCTCGTGTTGTTGCTGATCCTGTTCCTGTGCCTGTCGACCCGTTGAGTGTTTCTGAACCTGTTTCTGTTCCGCCTGTTGATGCTCAAGTTTTGCCGAGTGCTGATAAGCCGCTAGTTGTTGTTGACCCTGTTGATGTATCGAACGTAGTTACTAACATCTTTTCCGTTTCAGAACCGGCTGCTTCTGAAACGGTTCCTTCTAAGGATGATGCCTCATCAAGCGCTTCTAATTCTGATTTTCTTGGATTGGATGGTGCAGACTTATTTCGGCAAAATTCGATGACACACCGTGAGGGTTTGGAAGATGATGTTTTGGAGAGAGCTACTGAGGACTTAGCGGATGCCATTTCGAAAACAAGTCGTGATTCCTTTTTGAAATTGTCTGCTTCCGGTCTAGAAAAATTTGTTGTAAATGCTTTTAGGACTAAGAGTTTTGTTAAAAATTCGCGTTTGAGTCACGCTATGGTCCTTAACCTTACGAAATTTCAAAAGGTTTTACGTAACACTTGA